One Peribacillus simplex NBRC 15720 = DSM 1321 genomic region harbors:
- a CDS encoding VOC family protein — protein MAAKRVDHIGVVVRDLEKSIAFYQDVLDLKLKARMTHTNGVIELAFLGYEESDETEIELIQGYSDTLPSEATIHHFAITVDDIEEEYARIKSLDNTELIDEEIVTLPNGYRYFYVYGPEKEWIEFFQR, from the coding sequence TTGGCTGCGAAAAGGGTCGATCACATTGGCGTTGTTGTAAGAGATCTTGAAAAATCCATCGCTTTTTATCAAGATGTGCTGGATTTAAAATTAAAAGCACGCATGACTCATACTAATGGGGTAATCGAACTGGCATTCCTCGGTTACGAAGAGTCGGACGAAACGGAAATAGAATTGATTCAGGGATATAGCGACACACTGCCATCCGAAGCAACGATCCACCATTTTGCCATTACCGTGGATGATATCGAAGAAGAATATGCCCGGATCAAAAGCTTGGATAACACCGAGCTGATTGATGAAGAGATAGTCACCCTTCCAAATGGTTATCGCTATTTCTACGTATATGGACCGGAAAAAGAGTGGATTGAATTTTTCCAAAGGTAA
- a CDS encoding DUF1292 domain-containing protein — protein MGKIREGEVFTLTDDSDEGHEVEVLGSLDVEGTEYVAVGLLEDIEEDTDEDIDIFFFRVEGEGELLDIQSDEEFEKVSLAFEAAFEAKE, from the coding sequence ATGGGAAAAATTCGTGAAGGTGAGGTTTTCACCCTTACTGATGACAGTGATGAAGGCCATGAAGTTGAGGTTTTAGGATCATTGGATGTAGAAGGAACGGAATATGTTGCAGTAGGTTTGCTTGAAGATATTGAAGAGGATACAGATGAAGATATCGATATTTTCTTTTTCAGGGTCGAAGGCGAAGGTGAACTGCTCGATATCCAATCGGATGAAGAGTTCGAAAAGGTATCATTGGCGTTTGAAGCGGCATTTGAAGCGAAAGAATGA
- a CDS encoding cell wall hydrolase gives MAVVKHTDADIALLARLLRAEGEGEGDQGMLMIGNVGVNRIRSNCSDFKGLRTIPDMIYQEHAFEAVQKGYFYQRARDREKRLARRSVNGERIWPSKFSLWYFRPPGDCPATWYNQPLVGRFKLHCFYEPTGTECPNIYNTF, from the coding sequence ATGGCCGTTGTAAAGCACACTGATGCCGATATTGCCTTATTGGCAAGATTGCTTAGAGCGGAAGGCGAAGGTGAAGGGGATCAAGGCATGTTGATGATCGGTAATGTAGGAGTCAATCGGATTAGGTCGAATTGTTCCGATTTCAAAGGGTTGAGGACGATTCCAGACATGATTTATCAGGAGCATGCCTTTGAAGCAGTACAGAAGGGGTATTTTTATCAGCGAGCAAGGGACAGGGAAAAAAGACTTGCACGCCGCAGTGTAAATGGTGAAAGGATATGGCCCTCGAAATTTAGCCTATGGTACTTCAGACCACCGGGAGATTGTCCGGCAACCTGGTATAATCAGCCCCTGGTTGGGCGTTTCAAGCTCCATTGCTTTTATGAACCAACAGGTACAGAATGTCCAAATATTTATAATACATTTTAA
- the rpmG gene encoding 50S ribosomal protein L33: MRVNITLACTESGDRNYITTKNKRNNPDRIELKKYCPRLKKHTLHRETK, encoded by the coding sequence ATGAGAGTAAACATTACTTTAGCATGCACAGAATCAGGGGACCGAAATTATATCACGACAAAAAACAAGCGGAATAATCCGGACAGGATCGAATTGAAAAAGTACTGCCCGAGATTAAAGAAACACACGCTTCACCGTGAAACGAAGTAA
- a CDS encoding GTP-binding protein — translation MEMKKIPVTVLSGYLGAGKTTLLNHILENRNDLKVAVIVNDMSEINIDASLVKQGGFTRTDEKLVEMQNGCICCTLREDLMIEVEKLAKQGDIDYIVIESTGISEPVPVAQTFSYVDESMGIDLSEYCRLDTMVTVVDGYNFWQDFTSGETLIDRMQATDTADDREVVDLLIDQIEFANVILLNKIDLMDADAVEELKAVLHKMNADARIIETNHSKVPLKDVLNTHLFDFEEASQGAGWIKELNEEHIPETLEYGISSFVYRRKIPFHPERLMAWLENWPVQVVRAKGFLWLASRNDTAGLLSQAGPSLTLQAAGKWIAAYPEEEQRQILKEAPELLERWNAVYGDRMTELVMIGIQMNQQEIENELDQCLLTEIELQQDWSLYEDRLPAFSEIVH, via the coding sequence ATGGAGATGAAGAAAATTCCGGTTACGGTATTGAGTGGATACCTTGGTGCGGGAAAGACGACGCTTTTGAATCATATTCTTGAAAATCGGAATGATCTGAAGGTTGCCGTAATCGTTAATGATATGAGTGAGATCAATATTGATGCCTCGCTGGTCAAACAGGGAGGGTTTACCCGGACGGATGAAAAACTGGTGGAAATGCAGAATGGCTGCATTTGCTGTACGCTTCGTGAGGATTTGATGATTGAAGTGGAGAAATTGGCGAAACAAGGGGATATTGATTACATCGTGATTGAATCGACTGGGATAAGCGAACCGGTACCTGTAGCCCAAACCTTCTCTTATGTCGATGAAAGCATGGGAATTGATTTATCGGAATATTGCCGGCTTGATACGATGGTTACCGTTGTTGATGGGTATAACTTTTGGCAAGACTTCACTTCCGGAGAAACACTTATCGACAGGATGCAGGCAACTGATACCGCGGATGACAGGGAAGTGGTCGATCTATTAATAGATCAGATAGAGTTCGCCAATGTCATCTTGTTAAATAAAATCGATCTAATGGATGCTGACGCCGTTGAGGAATTGAAAGCGGTTCTTCATAAGATGAATGCGGATGCGAGGATCATCGAAACAAACCATTCCAAGGTGCCGCTAAAGGATGTATTGAATACACATTTATTTGATTTTGAAGAGGCAAGCCAAGGAGCTGGCTGGATAAAGGAATTGAATGAAGAGCATATCCCGGAGACCCTGGAGTACGGGATTTCTTCCTTCGTTTACAGAAGGAAAATACCCTTTCATCCCGAGAGGCTGATGGCGTGGTTAGAAAACTGGCCCGTACAAGTGGTGAGGGCAAAGGGCTTCCTTTGGCTGGCATCGAGAAATGATACGGCAGGCTTGCTATCGCAGGCAGGACCGTCATTAACTTTACAAGCAGCCGGTAAATGGATTGCAGCTTACCCTGAGGAAGAACAGCGCCAAATTTTAAAGGAAGCACCTGAATTATTGGAACGGTGGAATGCAGTATACGGTGACAGGATGACGGAGCTGGTGATGATTGGCATTCAAATGAATCAACAGGAAATCGAAAATGAATTAGATCAATGCTTATTGACGGAAATTGAGTTGCAGCAAGATTGGTCTCTGTATGAAGATCGATTGCCTGCATTTTCGGAAATCGTTCATTAA
- the rpsN gene encoding 30S ribosomal protein S14: MAKKSKVIKAEKQLAMVEKYAELRKELKEKGDYAALAKIPRDSSPTRVHNRCGVTGRPRGYMRKFNMSRIVFRELAHKGQLPGVKKSSW; encoded by the coding sequence ATGGCGAAAAAATCCAAGGTAATAAAAGCGGAAAAACAGTTGGCAATGGTCGAAAAGTATGCAGAACTTAGAAAGGAATTGAAGGAGAAAGGGGATTATGCAGCATTAGCCAAAATCCCTCGTGATTCCTCACCGACAAGGGTCCACAATCGTTGTGGAGTAACGGGGAGGCCCCGTGGATATATGCGCAAATTCAACATGTCACGTATCGTTTTTAGGGAACTTGCTCATAAAGGGCAACTGCCGGGTGTTAAAAAGTCAAGCTGGTGA